In Lacibacter sp. H375, one DNA window encodes the following:
- a CDS encoding rhamnogalacturonan acetylesterase, translating to MKSSAVLVAALLLSVCSKAQTYKFDFGNGRVKKGYTAVTPESKFANEKGYGFTAESEVTAVDRGGKTVNDDYITSTKPFYFSVKLPDGNYDVKIILGDKKGTSATTVRAECRRLFLENIRTAEGKFGTETFTVYVKDSMIRDASGMVISQVRLKPRESEYLHWDNLLTIEFNDSLPKVCAVEITPNKTATTIFLAGNSTVVDQGREPWAAWGQMIPRFFAPGTAAVANYAESGEALNSFMSAKRLEKILSVMKPGDYLFIEFGHNDMKQKGEGIGPFTSYKKRLHQYITEVRRRGGIPVLVTSMHRRRFDSTGHIVNTLEEYPDAVRLTGKEENVAVIDLNAMSKVLYEAWGPEKSIKAFVHYPANTFPGQTTKLEDNTHFNPYGAYELAKCIVQSIKDQKLPLAKLLCSDIPAYDPAKPLAFDKFYWPMSSFVTATKPDGN from the coding sequence ATGAAGTCTTCTGCTGTTTTAGTCGCTGCATTATTGCTGAGTGTATGTTCAAAAGCACAAACATATAAGTTCGATTTTGGTAACGGTAGAGTGAAGAAAGGTTATACGGCTGTTACACCCGAATCGAAATTTGCGAATGAAAAAGGGTATGGTTTTACAGCTGAATCGGAAGTAACAGCTGTTGACCGTGGAGGTAAAACGGTGAATGATGATTATATCACATCCACCAAGCCGTTTTATTTTTCAGTAAAACTGCCCGATGGAAATTATGATGTAAAAATAATTCTCGGCGATAAGAAAGGAACATCTGCAACAACGGTGCGTGCAGAATGCCGTCGTTTGTTTTTAGAAAATATCCGCACAGCAGAAGGGAAGTTTGGGACTGAAACATTTACAGTGTATGTCAAAGACAGTATGATCCGTGATGCTTCAGGAATGGTGATAAGCCAGGTTCGTTTGAAGCCGAGAGAATCGGAATATCTGCATTGGGATAATTTGCTCACCATTGAGTTTAATGATTCGTTGCCGAAAGTTTGTGCAGTAGAAATTACTCCCAACAAAACAGCAACAACCATCTTTTTAGCAGGCAATTCAACAGTTGTTGATCAAGGCAGAGAACCATGGGCAGCATGGGGACAAATGATTCCACGATTCTTTGCTCCTGGAACAGCAGCAGTAGCGAACTATGCAGAGAGTGGTGAAGCATTGAACTCATTCATGAGTGCAAAACGTTTGGAAAAAATATTGAGTGTTATGAAACCCGGTGATTATTTGTTCATTGAGTTTGGTCATAACGATATGAAACAAAAAGGAGAGGGCATCGGGCCTTTTACTTCTTATAAAAAAAGGCTACATCAATATATCACCGAAGTACGCAGGAGAGGCGGCATACCTGTTCTTGTAACTTCCATGCATCGTAGGAGGTTTGATTCAACAGGGCATATTGTAAATACATTGGAAGAATATCCAGATGCAGTTCGGTTAACCGGAAAAGAAGAAAATGTTGCTGTCATTGATTTGAATGCAATGAGTAAAGTATTGTATGAAGCATGGGGGCCGGAAAAGTCCATTAAAGCATTTGTACATTATCCAGCTAACACTTTCCCCGGACAAACTACAAAGCTGGAAGACAATACACATTTCAATCCTTATGGTGCATATGAACTTGCGAAGTGTATTGTGCAAAGTATAAAAGATCAGAAGCTGCCATTAGCGAAACTATTATGTTCAGATATTCCTGCATACGATCCTGCAAAGCCATTGGCATTTGATAAATTTTATTGGCCCATGAGTTCGTTTGTTACGGCGACAAAACCGGATGGAAATTAA